The following proteins are encoded in a genomic region of Primulina huaijiensis isolate GDHJ02 chromosome 3, ASM1229523v2, whole genome shotgun sequence:
- the LOC140972008 gene encoding BON1-associated protein 2-like: protein MEKAPTMVIEVTVISAEGLLMKRRQPVKKNAFVVLRSDPFNSRSTGMDTQGGSCPSWNEKLVMELPVHARFITVEAHSGNKVIGSANIPVTDFSGGFLPENSMSFLSYRLRDASGEKNGIVNLSVKVRGGSGKSRCSASCARPWTGFPVENKVSNGIVMGIPVFYR from the coding sequence ATGGAAAAGGCCCCAACAATGGTGATCGAAGTTACAGTGATATCTGCAGAAGGATTGCTCATGAAACGGAGGCAACCCGTCAAGAAGAACGCGTTTGTCGTCCTCAGATCCGACCCGTTTAACTCCCGTTCAACGGGTATGGATACGCAGGGAGGGAGCTGCCCCTCATGGAACGAGAAGCTAGTGATGGAGCTGCCGGTGCATGCTCGTTTCATCACCGTGGAAGCGCATTCCGGTAACAAGGTAATTGGATCGGCGAATATTCCAGTTACGGATTTCTCCGGCGGGTTTCTGCCGGAGAATTCAATGAGTTTCTTGAGTTACAGGTTGAGGGACGCTAGCGGGGAGAAGAACGGGATCGTGAATTTGTCGGTGAAAGTGAGAGGCGGAAGCGGCAAATCTCGCTGTTCCGCCAGCTGTGCTAGGCCGTGGACGGGTTTCCCGGTGGAGAACAAAGTGTCTAACGGGATCGTCATGGGGATTCCAGTTTTCTATAGATAG